A region from the Kribbella shirazensis genome encodes:
- a CDS encoding DUF2029 domain-containing protein: MSTDLQPDLQLGQKYGRRAVALYLACTALIVAVGLLGPSVVVLTLTNRHAWLPSYWFDTKPNDWLVSVMTYVAILLGGYGVYLALKALKHGWAPRIDRLIALGIGTTAAVTLVPPMASGDVLIYAAYGRIMALGGDPYTASPADTIRLGYDPVIAATERPWQGARSVYGPIATWVQWLSSVIGGDSAQLTVWMLQLSVAISLVVTGLLLMKLVGKNLPARRRVIMLSIANPLLLWAVLAGAHNDAIAVMFAVIALVLFRRHVFLAGLLIGVAGCTKLSIGLVGVAMLWALRADRRKCLYFCGGGALAMGGLYAIVGLQAFQQARSQTSFISTGTPHKVLLSFFTLFLPNGLVRTVLAILAWVGLIVVAILLTQVFPKSLVPQTHPDDPTPAAIRYTAIYAIAWLLTAMYSLPWYDVIAWAALAAVAASKVDGLMVVRTTMLAIAYVPGRDPHARQVAASLSDSLEFFSARLRDTICPAIELAVLIGLIVWARRNGAQWWPYDWPRRKQKPLPEQAAEAH; encoded by the coding sequence CCTGGCTCCCGTCGTACTGGTTCGACACCAAGCCGAACGACTGGCTCGTGTCGGTGATGACCTACGTCGCGATCCTGCTCGGCGGGTACGGCGTTTACCTTGCCCTCAAGGCGTTGAAGCACGGCTGGGCGCCGCGGATCGACCGATTGATTGCCCTGGGCATCGGTACGACGGCGGCCGTCACGCTGGTCCCGCCGATGGCGTCCGGGGACGTCCTGATCTACGCGGCGTACGGACGGATCATGGCGCTCGGCGGCGATCCGTACACGGCGTCGCCGGCGGACACGATCCGGCTCGGGTACGACCCGGTGATCGCGGCGACCGAGCGGCCGTGGCAGGGCGCCCGCAGCGTGTACGGACCGATCGCGACCTGGGTGCAGTGGCTGTCGTCGGTGATCGGCGGCGACTCCGCGCAGCTGACGGTCTGGATGTTGCAGTTGTCGGTCGCGATCAGCCTGGTGGTCACCGGCCTGCTGCTGATGAAGCTGGTCGGCAAGAACCTGCCCGCTCGGCGCCGGGTGATCATGCTCAGCATCGCGAACCCGCTGCTCCTGTGGGCGGTGTTGGCCGGCGCGCACAACGACGCGATCGCGGTGATGTTCGCAGTGATCGCGCTGGTGCTGTTCCGGCGGCACGTGTTCCTGGCCGGTCTGCTGATCGGTGTCGCGGGCTGTACGAAGTTGTCGATCGGTCTCGTCGGCGTGGCGATGCTGTGGGCGCTGCGTGCCGACCGTCGTAAGTGCCTCTACTTCTGCGGCGGCGGTGCCCTCGCGATGGGCGGGCTGTACGCGATCGTGGGGCTGCAGGCGTTCCAGCAGGCGCGGTCGCAGACGTCGTTCATCTCCACCGGTACGCCGCACAAGGTGCTGCTGAGCTTCTTCACGCTGTTCCTGCCGAACGGGCTGGTCCGGACCGTCCTGGCGATCCTCGCGTGGGTCGGGCTGATCGTGGTCGCGATCCTGCTGACGCAGGTGTTCCCGAAGTCGCTGGTGCCGCAGACGCATCCTGACGACCCGACGCCGGCCGCGATCCGGTACACCGCGATCTATGCGATCGCCTGGCTGTTGACCGCGATGTACTCGCTGCCCTGGTACGACGTGATCGCCTGGGCCGCCCTCGCAGCCGTCGCCGCGTCGAAGGTGGACGGCCTGATGGTCGTCCGTACGACGATGCTCGCGATCGCGTACGTCCCCGGCCGCGACCCGCACGCGCGGCAGGTCGCGGCGAGCCTGTCGGACTCACTGGAGTTCTTCAGCGCCCGGCTCCGCGACACCATCTGCCCCGCGATCGAGCTCGCCGTGCTCATCGGCCTGATCGTCTGGGCGCGCCGCAACGGTGCCCAGTGGTGGCCGTACGACTGGCCCCGCCGCAAGCAGAAGCCGCTACCGGAGCAGGCGGCCGAGGCGCACTAG